From Thermodesulfobacteriota bacterium, a single genomic window includes:
- a CDS encoding GNA1162 family protein codes for MTVGAAGAFLRIQLAVLAFFALLLASGCAGRKDVRPTPPPPVPAGPKVAVAPMENMSNDLSASDIVRDAFAEGVSGRGYAVVPVLESDRMLREKLGISYGGQLPTTTPEEVCKALGVEGVFYGEVLEFHKTTTGIYNAATVSASFRLYGKGGALLWEGKDRQVRQDVVRGGGGNLGAEIIARGLGNLLLNPMTPIARRVGTNIAWKLPGGLLDNTTR; via the coding sequence ATGACGGTCGGGGCCGCCGGAGCTTTTCTCCGTATCCAGCTGGCGGTCCTGGCGTTTTTCGCGCTGCTGCTGGCTTCCGGTTGCGCCGGACGGAAGGATGTGCGCCCGACTCCTCCCCCTCCCGTTCCCGCGGGCCCGAAAGTGGCGGTGGCGCCGATGGAGAACATGAGCAACGATCTGTCGGCGTCCGATATCGTCCGGGACGCCTTCGCCGAGGGGGTGTCGGGACGCGGCTACGCCGTCGTGCCGGTGCTCGAAAGCGACCGGATGCTCCGGGAGAAGCTGGGGATCAGCTACGGGGGACAGCTCCCGACGACCACGCCGGAGGAAGTATGCAAGGCGCTGGGAGTCGAGGGGGTGTTCTACGGGGAAGTGCTGGAGTTCCACAAGACGACCACCGGGATCTACAACGCCGCGACCGTGTCGGCCTCTTTCCGGCTCTACGGGAAGGGCGGCGCCCTGCTGTGGGAGGGAAAGGACCGGCAGGTCCGGCAGGACGTCGTCCGTGGCGGAGGAGGGAACCTGGGCGCGGAGATCATCGCCCGGGGGCTGGGGAACCTTCTCCTGAATCCGATGACCCCGATCGCGCGCCGGGTCGGAACCAACATCGCGTGGAAGCTGCCGGGCGGGTTGTTGGACAATACAACGAGGTGA
- a CDS encoding CsgG/HfaB family protein: MRKRLLLAGFLAACAAAAGCATAPPVTGPSTRESTPAAEMRDVKRPAAAPIMSHGPKLRVAVVKFQDKSAYGRGRLGPAIQDILTTELARSDKFIMITRQDLDLVLDEQDLARTATIKAGTGAKSGEVMGVNAIVTGVVSQFGVKQKSATYLVGASKTQTAEATVDVRVIDATTGRIIYAESGSGVHETSSTEVLGIGGRTGYDETMEGKAFRAAVSKFIDNMIRKMESIEWTGKVASVEGAEVTVNAGKKTGLAPGDRLTVFGEGREVIDPDTKMSLGRRPGPRKGEIEVVDFFGEDASIARVLSGSGFAVNDVVRFGK, translated from the coding sequence ATGAGAAAGAGACTGCTGCTGGCGGGTTTCCTGGCCGCGTGCGCCGCGGCCGCCGGGTGCGCGACGGCGCCTCCGGTGACCGGGCCTTCCACCCGGGAATCGACCCCCGCCGCCGAGATGCGGGACGTGAAGCGGCCTGCGGCGGCCCCAATCATGTCGCACGGGCCGAAGCTGCGCGTCGCCGTCGTCAAGTTCCAGGACAAGAGCGCCTACGGGCGCGGACGGCTCGGCCCGGCCATCCAGGACATCCTCACCACGGAGCTGGCACGCTCCGACAAGTTCATCATGATCACCAGGCAGGATCTCGACCTGGTCCTCGACGAGCAGGACCTGGCGAGGACCGCCACGATCAAGGCGGGGACGGGAGCGAAGTCGGGCGAGGTGATGGGGGTCAACGCGATCGTCACCGGTGTGGTGTCGCAGTTCGGCGTGAAGCAGAAGTCGGCGACCTATCTGGTCGGCGCGAGCAAGACACAGACCGCCGAGGCGACCGTGGACGTCCGGGTGATCGACGCCACGACGGGGCGGATCATCTACGCCGAGAGCGGCAGCGGGGTCCATGAAACCTCTTCCACCGAGGTGCTGGGGATCGGCGGGAGGACCGGGTACGACGAGACGATGGAAGGGAAGGCGTTCCGCGCGGCGGTCTCAAAGTTCATCGACAACATGATCCGGAAGATGGAGTCGATCGAGTGGACCGGCAAGGTGGCCTCCGTCGAGGGGGCCGAGGTCACGGTGAACGCCGGGAAGAAGACCGGCCTCGCGCCCGGCGACCGGCTAACCGTGTTCGGCGAGGGGAGAGAGGTGATCGATCCCGACACGAAGATGTCGCTCGGGAGGCGGCCCGGCCCCCGGAAAGGGGAGATCGAGGTCGTCGATTTCTTCGGGGAGGACGCCTCGATCGCGCGGGTCCTCAGCGGGAGCGGGTTCGCCGTAAACGACGTCGTCCGGTTCGGGAAGTGA
- a CDS encoding ferredoxin → MARVPYVKKRDCISCAACARTLPSVFRMDDEGFAEVYDPNGADEAAIQAAMDICPVSCIYWQE, encoded by the coding sequence ATGGCGCGCGTTCCGTACGTCAAGAAAAGGGATTGCATCTCCTGCGCCGCGTGCGCGAGGACCCTGCCTTCCGTCTTCCGCATGGATGACGAAGGCTTCGCGGAGGTGTATGACCCGAACGGGGCGGACGAGGCCGCGATCCAGGCGGCGATGGACATTTGCCCGGTGAGCTGCATCTACTGGCAGGAGTGA
- a CDS encoding GIY-YIG nuclease family protein, translated as MEKGTAMTTWWVYMIACRGGKIYTGTARDPQARFRAHREGKGAAFTRANPPVSLLRCVPFESRGAACREEAALKKLRREGKLSWSRGENPSGED; from the coding sequence ATGGAGAAAGGGACCGCTATGACGACGTGGTGGGTGTACATGATCGCCTGCCGCGGCGGGAAGATCTACACGGGCACGGCGCGCGATCCGCAGGCGAGATTCCGGGCCCACCGGGAGGGGAAGGGCGCGGCGTTCACGCGGGCGAATCCCCCGGTCTCCCTTTTACGGTGCGTGCCGTTCGAAAGCCGGGGGGCCGCCTGCCGCGAGGAAGCCGCATTGAAGAAGCTCCGCCGGGAAGGCAAGCTGTCCTGGTCGCGCGGAGAAAATCCGTCCGGGGAGGATTGA